One segment of Leptodactylus fuscus isolate aLepFus1 chromosome 7, aLepFus1.hap2, whole genome shotgun sequence DNA contains the following:
- the DCAF4 gene encoding DDB1- and CUL4-associated factor 4, whose translation MRRNYKPEGKGHKRYNNWRRRDSRWRSNERYRSAASSQFDSSDTSAGSSSGSAQSSSVPELPGFYYDPEKNRYFRLLPGHNNCNPLTKEGILKKEMEVKRLQHLEEDKNRKKSSRLGLNASLLLRKQQLGLLPSTTYCRRIHELKVTCMQRKEVSIVNPESVGAGTHKYEFILADSSYERLFVVNDMENGFCKYGLLNLNGLWKDVPTVESHDDNPYFTNQKVVTACWASLNAPDSHVLVCLLGKPEAPGCVSLIPACRFRNLAADYDDVRPEVVYNIRISNAWSCAWCLNPRLECSYAAGLRNQVLVLNAATDVQHTFRTSSDVLAQQFATQTLLLYNGCRSGEVFSIDLRAFYRSPDDWKKGVSFSQGSSITCLRLLQDENYLVVSDMSGQIKLWDLRMVKCVQNYEGHVNSYAHLPVHVKEDEGLLLAVGQDCYTRIWNFQDARLLRTIPSPHTAAKDSIPSVVFSSYQGGKRPVPGLLMAVQKDLYHFSYDSNDI comes from the exons ATGAGACGAAACTACAAACCAGAAGGAAAGGGACACAAAAGATATAATAATTGGCGGAGAAGGGATTCACGCTGGCGCAGCAATGAAAG GTATAGGTCCGCAGCATCATCACAGTTTGACAGCTCAGACACCTCAGCAGGTTCTTCATCTGGTTCAGCCCAATCATCTTCAGTGCCTG AACTTCCTGGATTTTACTATGACCCTGAAAAGAACAGATATTTCCGCTTGCTACCAGGGCACAATAACTGTAACCCACTGACAAAGGAGGGGATATTGAAGAAAGAAATGGAGGTGAAGAGACTACAGCATCTAGAAGAAGATAAAAACAGAAAG AAATCGAGCAGACTTGGATTAAACGCCTCATTGCTGCTTCGTAAACAACAGCTTGGACTGCTGCCCTCTACAACCTACTGCAG ACGTATTCATGAGCTGAAAGTGACCTGTATGCAAAGGAAGGAAGTATCTATTGTAAATCCTGAATCTGTTGGTGCTGGGACACATAAGTATGAATTCATTCTG GCCGACTCGTCCTATGAAAGGTTATTTGTCGTGAATGATATGGAGAATGGATTTTGTAAATATGGTCTATTAAATCTTAATGGGCTGTGGAAAGATGTACCGACAGTAGAGAGTCATGATGATAATCCATACTTCACCAACCAGAAG GTGGTTACTGCATGTTGGGCCTCGCTAAATGCACCAGACTCCCATGTCCT AGTCTGTCTTCTTGGAAAACCTGAGGCTCCAGGCTGTGTCAGTCTTATTCCAGCATGCCGTTTCAGGAACCTGGCCGCAGACTATG ATGATGTCCGTCCAGAAGTCGTCTACAATATCAGAATCTCTAACGCCTGGTCTTGTGCATGGTGTCTAAACCCTCGATTGGAGTGTTCATATGCAGCAG GTCTTCGGAATCAAGTCCTGGTTCTGAACGCTGCTACAGATGTTCAGCACACTTTCCGTACTAGCAGTGATGTCTTGGCTCAGCAATTTGCCACACAG ACCTTACTACTGTATAATGGCTGTCGCTCTGGAGAAGTATTCTCTATTGATCTACGTGCCTTCTATCGATCACCTGATGACTGGAAGAAAGGGGTGTCATTCTCACAAGGCTCCAGCATCACATGTCTGCGTCTTCTCCAGGATGAGAACTACCTTGTGGTGTCCGATATGTCTGGGCAG ATTAAGCTGTGGGATCTGCGGATGGTGAAATGTGTGCAGAACTATGAGGGACATGTTAACAGTTACGCTCACTTACCTGTGCATGTGAAGGAAGATGAAGGCTTGCTGCTTGCAG TTGGACAAGATTGCTACACAAGGATATGGAACTTCCAGGATGCCCGGCTTCTGAGGACAATCCCGTCACCACATACAGCGGCCAAGGACTCTATACCAAGTGTTGTATTCTCCTCCTACCAAGGAGGGAAAAGACCAGTTCCTGGGTTACTAATGGCTGTCCAGAAAGACTTGTATCACTTTTCTTATGACTCAAATGACATTTAA